In a single window of the Nicotiana tomentosiformis chromosome 8, ASM39032v3, whole genome shotgun sequence genome:
- the LOC138898276 gene encoding uncharacterized protein codes for MVPVKARRMVEKGCVAYLAHIRDPSAEVPSMDSVPVVREFPDEFPADLLGMPPDRDIDFYGSDGQPLVPPIRVARGRGRGRGRGVARSAVGAAPIKPLVAPSQEHAPDIVEPTGPTQAPAMPIVILGLQEALAQILTVCTGLAKVVSAQAAPTTSQEGGVWLVPTEREKIRRFINGLNQPFYFVMTLGNVAGAKFDEIVDCARRLEIVCTQEHEEREAKRSCGPDTPTINSVPVVREFLDVFPADLLVALLGHTVSSERIKVDLKNIDAVQSWPRPSSATEIQNFLSLAGYYRHFVVGFPSIASPLTKLTQKSASFRWSDECEESFQKLKTSLNKTPRRWLELLKDYDITILYHPGKANVVADALSRKTVSMRILAFVPIGKRPLAVDVHDLANQFVSFLKDIVQHGDAKDITIGDDGMLRIQGWVCVPNVDGLRELILEEAHSSRYSFHLGASKMYQDLRQHYWWRRMNKDIVGFVARCLNCQQRIGEVAYELALPPSLSGIHLVFHVSMLRKYVGDPSHVLDFSIVQLDGNLIYDVEVVAILDRQVRKLRSKNIASVKV; via the exons atggtgcctgtgaaagctcggcgtatggtcgagaaggggtgtgtagcttatttggctcatattcgcgatcccagcgcggaagttccttctatggattcagttccaGTTGTCCGTGAATTTCCAGATgaatttcctgcagatctgctggggatgccacccgatagagatattgacttct atggttcGGACGGCCAACCACTAGTGCCACCAattagggtcgcgagaggccgaggccgtggtagaggccgaggtgtagctcgtagtgcagttggagcagcacctataAAACCACTAGTTGCTCCATCTCAGGAGCATgctccagatatagttgagccgacaggaccaaCTCAAGCAccagctatgcctattgtgattctaggccttcaagaggctttagcccagatattgactgtatgcactGGCCTTGCtaaggtggtttcggctcaggccgcaccaaccacttctcaggaagggggag tttggttggttcccactgagagggaaaagatcaggaggttcattaatggccttaACCAACCGTTCTattttgttatgactctgggAAATGTAGCAGGTGCTAAATTCGACGAGATAGTTGACTGTGCTAGACGGCTAGAAATAGTTTGTActcaggagcatgaggagagggaggccaagaggtcttgtgGTCCAG acactcctactattAACTCTGTACCAGTAGTGCGAGAGtttctggatgtatttcctgcagacctgctag tggcattgtTGGGACACACAGTGTCTAGTGAAagaattaaggtggatctgaagaatatagatgcagttcagagttggcccagaccatcttcagctactgagattcagaatTTTCttagcttggccggttattatcgtcattttGTGGTGGGCTTcccgtctattgcatcgcccttgactaaattgacacaaaAGAGTGcttctttcaggtggtcggatgagtgtgaggagagctttcagaagctcaagacttcatTGAACaaaactcca cggagatggttggagctcctaaaggactatgatattactattttgtatcatcccgggaaggccaatgtagtggctgatgccttgagtagaaagacagTGAGTATGCGCATCCTTGCATTTGTTCCTATTGGTAAGAGGccgcttgcagttgatgttcatgatttggctaaccagttcgtgag TTTCCTGAAGGAcatagttcagcacggtgatgccaaagatattactattggagatgatgggatgttgaggatACAGGGTTGGGTTTGTGTACCAAATGTAGATggactacgtgagttgattcttgaagaagcccacagttcgcggtattccttTCATTTGGGTGCctccaagatgtaccaggatttgaggcagcattattggtggagaaggatgaataAAGATATAGTGGGCTTTGTAGCtcgatgtttaaattgtcagcag aggattggagaggtggcttatgaacttgcattaccGCCTAGTCTATCTGGtattcatctagtgtttcatgtatctatgctacggaagtatgtcggagatccatctcatgttttggatttcagtatagtgcagttggatggtaatttgattTATGATGTAGAGGttgtggccattttggaccggcaagttcgaaagttgagatcaaagaacatagcttcagtgaaagtgtag
- the LOC104103582 gene encoding uncharacterized protein — MDHNSITLSRRDFMVTDKISIFNVFLALCNPTTREVRSLPSPNFDLPPSFREHRRQFGFRLDLMTNDYKVVWFWTFYDNIRSRKVYQPYVAVYSCYKESWRILQPENQDIFLFKYCIEALVTDYLNEAYCWLLKGEICNFSILSIDFGNDVFTEIEGPDAPRPFTHWVLKLILLDDSISLLNVTVYDRFEYDIWLYGINYSNGKECINKLWDGCMGVRTGVGS; from the exons ATGGATCATAACTCAATTACTCTatcacgtagagatttcatggttacagataagatcag CATATTCAACGTCTTCTTGGCTTTATGCAATCCTACCACCAGGGAAGTGAGATCCCTTCCTTCACCCAACTTCGATCTTCCACCATCTTTCAGGGAACATCGACGTCAGTTTGGGTTCAGATTAGACCTCATGACTAATGACTATAAGGTGGTTTGGTTTTGGACCTTCTATGATAACATCAGAAGTCGTAAGGTCTATCAACCTTATGTAGCCGTTTATTCATGTTATAAGGAGTCATGGAGAATCCTTCAACCTGAAAATCAAGACATCTTCCTATTTAAATACTGTATAGAAGCTCTTGTTACTGATTATTTGAATGAAGCTTATTGCTGGCTGCTGAAGGGGGAAATATGTAATTTTAGCATTCTTTCCATTGACTTTGGAAATGATGTGTTTACAGAGATTGAAGGGCCAGATGCTCCGCGCCCTTTCACTCATTGGGTGTTGAAACTGATATTGCTTGATGACTCCATTTCCCTCTTGAATGTAACTGTTTATGACAGATTTGAATATGACATATGG CTCTATGGAATAAATTACTCAAATGGAAAGGAATGCATAAACAAGTTATGGGATGGGTGTATGGGTGTAAGAACAGGAGTGGGAAGTTAA